The nucleotide window TCGATGCTTAAAATGGTATTAATGAATCTTCGCAGTTATTACTTTAATAATTGCAAACCTTAATATCTTACTTTACCTTATCGCAGGTAAGAGCCCACAAAAAGTCCGACGTGAATAGGATTAACTTCTTTTACCTTCTCTTTCAGCTATAATGAAAAATGAAGTTTCATTTAATGGAAAGGAATACATGACCCTACCATTGCAGTGGTCCAATGAGCTCAATTTTGGAATAGTTGACTACACAGTTTCAGTGTGGTTCCAAACAGCTCGAAGTGGAACTTTATTTTCAAAGATTGCACCGTCTTTAACAACATTCGACGACAGCATTAAAACAGTTTACATTGAAGGTGGTTTTGTTAACGTAAAATTATCACGTGGTACTGTTTATAAAATCCTCACACCAGTCACTGGCGGATCGTGGCATCATTTAACAATCGTTGTAAAACAAAGCACACCATCGGATATGTAAGTTCTCTATCTTAAACACGTAGTTTGTCTGTCTTTTTCTAATGCAAAGTTgagtcgtgttacggaaacataaaatgcgatatatagAAGAAGTGTAAACCTGTCGATTTAACCAACCGGCTGCCGACTATAGTTGCTCTAATAATTCATTTGATTCACGcattttgtctgttcaaaatgtTAGTTTATATTCCCGTCACCTCTTGAGGCTTGTAATCGAAAAACGCATAATAATCACACCTACACAATCATAGTAAGGATAACCGTCTAAGTAAACTTCATTACTTCATGCTAACAGGCGCGCAAAGATGCACGAAATAGTGATGCAGCAAATAAGTACAACGGTCgaatgctttttatttttgattatttaCGAGCTTCACATTCAAACAAGGATCAAATATACCATAATATATCGTTGTATCTTTCATGTGcagtttgattttaaaaaattcaaacttATCGATTTTTTAGAAAGAATTTTAAATATGCCATCCATTTTTGTTTAGTGTTTTTAAATTGGATGGAAAGTGTCTATTACTTCTATTTTCAGATTTCATGAACTTTGGGAATAATGAAATTTAtcgctaaaatatatttttgcaaataCTGCTCATTGTGATTTTTTCGAACAGATTTGAAATttgctaaaaaacaaacaaaaaggaaGCAAATGTATATACCACGCACAATTGGATGCTCTGCTAAACtaactttctttctttctttatagCCTAAAAGTTTACATGGATGGTAAGCTCAGATTATCAAAATTATTTACTGCTGTACCAGACCCGAACAACGCGCTGATTTACATCGGGAAAACGGTTAACAAATATCCGGGAGTGACCTTTTTTACTGGTCGGATGAAGCAGTTGGTATATACAAATCAGGTGTTGGACGAAACTGAAATTGCTAAACTGTCTCAAAAAGCGGATTGATCGACCAATcaattaaaaatggcgtataacgtttatttttctgtttgtgtGATTATTATTCATTTTACTTCGCTTTTTTATACCGTTTAAAATTGATCAGATATTAGTGTgaagatttttttgaaaaagattaTTGTAGACAAGATTTTGCTGTTGTTAGTAATAAAATCCCAGAAAACGTATGAGAGCTTCTGTTCTTTCCAGTTCCACAAAATTAAGGTATTGATTCACTGGGTCGTTTTCTCTTATTCACATAGGGTTtttgttcacatttttgataagagaaGATCATATTTGAACCCCATTTAATAAACACTCTATTCTCACCCCACCTCAACTACCTGTGCATAGTTGCCAATATTAATGACTCTTCAATCTTCTTTGATAGTTACGTACCAGTAGGGAAAGTCCCCGCATAACTGGGCAAATAATAAGATCACCCTAAAGTTATGTCTTTTCTACATACATCAATCTAGATATTGATGTAACAGTTCCAACACTGAACGAAAGTGTCAATCTTTCTAATTACTTTTTATTTGGCTGTCGATTGCGGCTAGTGCTATGTCTGCATCAGTCGGTGGCGTGGAACAAATTTCATGGATTTTGTGTCTCGGACACAAGCAAGCTGAATCGCACTAAAGCAAAGTTCAGTCGTTTTCTCAACCAGCGGACGATGATGCTCCAGGGTTGCTTCTCCGTTTCTGCTAGAATTTCGgctgtttttaaaacaaatctaCTACACCATACCTCCAAAGCATTTGAAATAAAGCATGAACAAACCATGATCGACTTGGTTTATCCTTTTTGTTATCTTTTTCTCTCATTCTCCTTCTTTTTGTGTACTGCTGAGAGACTGTGACTTACGTGGCATTTGGCTAATGAAAACCCTGATatcacaaaaaactttttttccctTTAAAACCTTTTGCTTTAACGTTAGAGCACGCGCCGTTGTATATGATAGCAATTGAGTTGTTGACAGTTCACTGAAACGCAGAGTCAACATTGATTCAATAGTGATGTTCAAATTTCATCTCACACTTCGGCAGTGATGTTGCGTATCTCATTGCGTATGATAAAACCACCCTTCGTACGAGATAGTGAAATTTGAAGGTTGTTGCTACTTCCACAAGGACAATGAGCTGGTAACCGTTAAGGAGGAATGTTGTAACGAATGTACAAGTTGTCCCAGAAAGACTGTTTATTCAAGAAAAATCCTTAAACTTAAATGTAGAGCCGTTACTgctttgaactttttttttaaacgagAATGTTCAACTCttcaagtttaaaaacttatgttgttatttctgggagatGTCTTTGAGAATTTTAGAGATCTGTGCCTGCAGTATAATGGGTCGAATTCAATACACTGCTATACCGCTCCTTATCTATCATGGTAAAACCTAGATCTTTTGACAGACCTTAAAATGTTCTTCGTGGTTCCAACATGCATTCGTGGAAGTACCACTTGAGCCAGACCGCTACACAAAGACCAATAGGAAGTCTATAGGCAAGCATTAcaataacaaatataaaatcaGCATGAACAAGGACCAACCAATCGATGGAAGCGTTGGAGGTATTTTGTTGAATCCTAATCTTTATAAAGAGGGAGGGAGGAAGAAGCTAATTTATTTTGACActtattttgataattttaaaattatttgaataAGGCGCTTAAGTCCTCAGATGTGTTTTTGTCACATGACAATTTATTGCAGTGACTTCATATTATATATTGAAATAAGAAAGACAAACATTGTCTGATCTTGGATAAGTTAATTTAGTGTAGTCAGAAGACAAGTAAAATATATCGATCGCATTTGATTGCAAAGGAAGAGTACTCCATGTTATGATTGAGTCTCTATGGATCTAATTTTTATCATGAACAAAAGTGTTCTTGATAAGAAGCATTGGTATAGATGAAACGTTGTTACTACAACGtttcaaaatttcgattttgtACCTAAAAACATCATTTTCGTTAACTGCCTGTCGAACAAAAGCCAATTTGCTTCGTATTCATATTTCGTTGATCTGTGTCGTCGTATGAATTTAACTTTACTTAAAAGGGGTCCTGAGAAccaaataatttagtttttttttgaagGCTTAACAGTTTGGATTAATTTTCTGTGTTTTTGCTCCTGTTTCTCTAACATAAACCATTATAAACTGCAAAGAATTGTAGAAAGTGGAACGGAAAACATcaacaatatcaaaaatatcaacaagGGCTTAAAATAATATGCGAGCATGGTATCgtaaataaatatgaataaaacaaaacaaaagataaaagAACAAACAAATATTGTGAAAATCCGTCGAGAGAAGTATTTGCTGAATAAGGGCAAGCAGTTTGTTTTGGacctctaaataataaaaaaagtctttctCGCCACTTGTGATCTGGTGTTGTGGTGTCTCCAATACACAAGTTGCCCGATGTGCACACAAAAATCTTTCTACTCTCCATTTTCTTGAACATCCAGTAAGCTAACAGGTGTATCTATAAAAAAGATTGTTAAAAAGTCTACCCATGGTTTACTTTTTTACATGGGCTCCTTGGGTGAATTTTGTGAAAGAGCTATTACCGCTATTTTCCTTCTCCTTGTTGCACTTTTCATATGCAATAATTGTGACCAAAAGGATAACAGCTTCGATAAGTATGCCGAGAAAGGGCCATAAAGCTCCTAGCGGATCTAAATTAAACAAAAGAGGGGAAAAATAAAGTATTCaatcaaaaaaaaagtaaatcccCAAATTTGATTTAGGTTTATTATTTAACACAGGGATATCTTGCTTAAAAGTTCTGAAAGATACGCCCTCAACTAGGTTAACTTTTTCCCAGTATAACTTgcttaacttttacaaaaagatTTCACTCAAAAAAGGCTTACCTCTTACTCTGAGAGTAAATTCGTGGGTTTTAGTTTGATTGCTATGCGTGACTATACATTTAAAAACAGCTCGGTCCGAATAATCCACCTTGTCTATTATTAGTATATTCTTGCGCAAACCTGCCAAAGTGTACCTTTTATCGGCGCTtgctaaaaaaacaagaaatgctTAAATACTTCAAGCAACTGTGTTTGCAATACCCGCTCCACATAAAATCGGttgttttatactttttatactAAATTAAAACAACGCTCCATCACATTTTTTCAAGTTAAACAGCCCACCTCAATTAGTGCACCCATACACACTTTACAAACAATGCTTTGGATAGCGGTATTTATCTGAACTTCTGATAATTTATGGCTTCTATATCCTTATCAACCGCCTGAAAGTGGTCTGTCGTCAGTCAGTTAGGGCGCATTATTTTCTCGACATTATTCGGATGTTTGGTATGGGGTTTTAGTGCGCAGCTTCCGTGCCCTATTATCTTTTgtttttgcgaaaaaaaaaacagttctcTTTGAATAAGAAATATCATTTTCACTCACTCGAACATGTATGTTTGAGAAGTTCTCTACGGCGATGGCTAGTTAATATCGGCAAAAGAAACACAGTGGTGGAACAGGTCCACGCCCATAGGTTGTTTTTGATTTGTCATATTAACTCATCCtatttaaacaaaggaaaagtATTTGGAgattattttaaataagaattTGTGCTTTGCGGGGAGTAAAGTAAAAGTGTTAAAAGATAGTGCGCCATTCCTGATTCCAATGAGTATATTGTTTTTGGCGTCGATCACCTTAAATGCAGTATTCTACATACGTACCAAGGTTAATGTTAGAGCAACAATATTTctgcaaaaataataaatggCTCATTATTGGTATATGTGACGTTATTCTGAGATATTGACAACAAAGATATGgccatgaaaacaaaaaaaattaacactacTCGTGATATTACGGTAAGGTATAATTAACGCTATTTTGTTAGTTCTTACATATTTTCTGCACTTATTCCATAGCTTTAAATTAAGAGCATGCTCTTAGCTGAGTTCATACATTGGTTTTGCTACAAATCGGAAATTCAATGTTTCGACGACGAAGTGTCGATAAAATTGACAGTATCAAAAAAGTGGACAGTATCAAAAAGTGGACAGTATCGATAAAATTGACAGTATCGAAAAAGTGGACAGTATCGAAAAAGTGGACAGTATCGAAAAAGTGGACAGTATCGAAAAAGTGGACAGTATCGAAAAAGTGGACAGTATCGAAAAAGTGGACAGTATCGAAAAAGTAGACAGTATCGAAAAAGTGGACAGTATCGAAAAAGTGGACAGTATCGAAAAAGTGGACAGTATCGAAAAAGTGGACAGTATCGATAAAGTGGACAGTATCGAAAAAGTGGACAGTATCGAAAAAGTGGACAGTATCGATAAAATTGACAATAGATTTGAATAAGTACTATAAATTTACTATAGATTTTATCAGCAGCAACTGGTTCGTTAAACTGTGTTGTTTGTATGAGATAAGACGGAAGCTGAAATAAATATGAAGAAATTTTATCACTGATCGGAAAAAATGGTTGTTTTAGCAAAGAATAAGAAACAGAATATGAAAGAAAAGATactaataatgtaaaaatattaaaagatttCCATACCTGATGTAAGCTCAACAGAAGTTGTCATTATCCAAAAGATACCGTCAACTCAATCTAAACAACTAAGGCAAAGATGACTCAGCTTGGCGGAGTGGGGAAGAGAGAGGTCTCTTCCCTAACTCTTAAACCCCAACTCGTAAAAAATTTCACTCAAGAACGCTTTAGAGTGGGTACATTCAACTAACTGTGAAGCATAAGATAGAATGTGGAGCATAAGATAGAATGTGGAGCATACGATAAAATGTGGAGCATACGATAAAATGTGGAGCATACGATAGAATGTGGAGCATAAGATAGAATGTGGAGCATACGATAAAATGTGGAGCATACGATAAAATGTGGAACATACGATGAAATGTGGAGCATACGATAAAATGTGGAGCATACGATAAAATGTGGAGCATACGATAAAATGTGGTGCATACGATGAAATGTGGAGCATGCGATGAAATGTGGAGCATACGATAAAATGTGGAGCATACGATGAAATGTGGAGCATACGATAAAATGTGGAGCATACGATAAAATGTGGAGCATAAGATAGAATGTGGAGCATAAGATAGAATGTGGAGCATACGATAAAATGTGGAGCATAAGATAGAATGTGGAGCATAAGATAGAATGTGGAGCATAAAATAGAATGTGGAGCATACGATAAAATGTGGAGCATACGATAAAATGTGGAGCATACGATAAAATGTGGAGCATACGATAAAATGTGGAGCTACGATAAAATGTGGAGCATACGATAAAATGTGGAGCATACGATAAAATGTGGAGCATACGATAAAATGTGGAGCATACGATAAAATGTGGAGCATACGATAAAATGTGGAGCATACGATGAAATGTGGAACATACGATGAAATGTGGAGCATACGATAAAATGTGGAGCATACGATGAAATGTGGAGCATACGATAAAATGTGGAGCATACGATAAAATGTGGAGCATACGATGAAATGTGGAGCATACGATAAAATGTGGAGCATACGATAAAATGTGGAGCATACGATAAAATGTGGAGCATACGATAAAATGTGGAGCATAAGATAGAATGTGGAGCATAAGATAGAATGTGGAGCATACGATAAAATGTGGAGCATAAGATAGAATGTGGAGCATAAGATAGAATGTGGAGCATAAGATAGAATGTGGAGCATACGATAAAATGTGGAGCATACGATAAAATGTGGAGCATACGATAAAATGTGGAGCATACGATAAAATGTGGAGCTACGATAAAATGTGGAGCATACGATAAAATGTGGAGCATACGATGAAATGTGGAGCATACGATGAAATGTGGAACATACGATGAAATGTTTATGAAAATTAACCACATTTTCTTaagttcttatttttctttagtaagctattttcttttaattcttcAGAGCATCTTTTGTTTTAGGTTTCGGGGGAGTGATTAACAAATGTTTTAGCGTTGCCTTAGAAAAACACATCGAGGTTTAAAGTCCAAACCAAGCAGCAGATCTTAACCATAAATAATTGAGATCAGAACAAAGTTTCTACTGGataataaaaaagaatcaaACCTATAACTTTTTCTTCGTTCTTTATCCAGTGGATTACTACTGCTAAATCATGGTATGATGGGCATGTCAGCTTCTCTTTGTCACCAGCCTTTACTTTGATCTCCTTCTTTATTGTCTGTCTATCAATGAATTTCACTGGATTTTGGGTTGGTTTAACTTTCTTGGCAGTTGTGGCGTTCGTATTAccttaaaataaacaaagtgaTGCTAGCGCATGTGCTAACGCTCAAATACAAAAGTAAAAGTTTTGTCTTTTtgcaaataaataatgtttttgaGAAATTTGTTAGCCCACTGCCATTATTGATTAGTAACTCTGTATCGTACTTTGAGATTTTATGGAAGTGGCAGCGATCGAGTATTTTGTACCTTGTATGTTCTCTGTTACTTCTAACGCGTTAGTGCCTAATAAACTGGAGGTGGATAGTTTGTCTCAACCATACAAAAATATCAACATGCTTGCATGTGGGAGAACTAAGTACTGATCCCAAAAAACGCATGTGCAATTTGTCTCGATTATTACGAACATAAATGGATAAAGATGGAAAGCCTTATAACTTGATAAGTCCGCTAGAGGACAAGTTATACGAAATTTATTCTTATAGATTTTTGAAACTACTTACTTAAGCGGATAATTTTTAGGGAAACGGATATTACAACCTAATTTCTCACCGAAGTATTTTTGCCATCAGGTTCGTCTTTACAAGGATTTCTTTTTCGCGAAATCCGCGAAATTTTAGCCCTTTTATATGCTGACTTTGAACACCagaaagataaacaaaaaaaatgacaaatttagaagagaaataaaattgttctttGTTTTAGAATATCAAGTTATTTACCAGATACTAGCTGACTAACCCGGCGTTAAACGCCAGATGTAGAGCGCTTagatcattgtttttttttcagacttGGCAACAAAGCCGTTCTGCGAAAatgaattttctaaaataaatttccTCATATGAAATTCAATATATGAAAAACTACAAACTGACTGGTGGCCTTTTGGTACAGCATTTGCCTCCAGTACGGAAAGTCTTGGGTTCAACTCTGAAAATTTTATAAGTTCCGAAGaacaaaagctttttttttcttcaaacgtTATTGCATGTTAATTTCTAATGCATTGAAGGGTTGTCGGTGATTTTAGGAGCGTCTTTTAAAGCTGCCGATGAACTTGATCATTTTGACGACTTTGAAGTAATTTAACTCGATTGCCCAGACATAACACAGCCCGTActgatcttttttttttctcatttggcTTCGAAGTAGATaagatctttttttttcaaaaaaatgagaGTCAAAACATTGAAGTAACGTGACGGAGGAAACCGAGCCACATAGTTCTGCAAAAtacacttaattttttaattcttaccTTCGACGGGAAGCAAGATTACAGCCAGCAAAAAAACAACCGCGTTGAAAATCATATTGACGAGCGTTATTATAACAGATGGCTTTAACGTGTTTAATCATTCCACTATTAATAATTCACGGCTTACTCATGGCGTTTTCAAGATGTTCAATGGAAAAGAAAATACCATTGATAGCCTAACTCGATTATCTTTACATCTTGATAACAATCATTGAATAAAGGAATTGAATAAGCAAGAGTAATTTGAAAGTCTTTAGGTTTAATTTTAAGTGGATtggttttttaattcgtttatcACTATTCTGAGTTATTCAAAGAGCTAGTATAGAACCTGGTTTCCCTCGGCTGCGCTAAGAAGTAATAGTAAACTTATCCCCTGGTTTCTTCTAAAATTGTCTTTAAGTTGAAAGGGAGTAGAAGAAACTCATTTTTCACACAGTTGTGGCAAATCTCCTGCTAGCACTCAAGAAAAAATGTATTGACATTTAGCcgcacaaaaacattttcaaagtcATTCCAGTGTTACAAAATGAAAAGGTTTGGTGCTGCTCTACAACAAAAacaagataaataaataaaacaaaaacaaataagtaaaaataaataaaaaaatctgcaataaaaaaacatttcatatgGAAAGAGATTTCTCATAAtccaaaagtttttaaattgttgAACATATTCTTATTCAATTTTTGAATTTTCGCTTAGTGCacacaacctcgtctccagtaAAAACCGAATAAATTGAAATGAGGTTTATTCGGGTTTTTCTCCGTAAATTAAAGATACTAGTCGGTGACTCGTAGATAAATCCACggtttcgcccgtcctttatttaccaCATCTCGCTAcagcggttaccattttgcgtgacagacagatgtatATAGCTagccaacctcgatcccagggcctgtagcgttttttatatgaggatgaaacgcgtagCTAGCTAAAATAGTCACCCAtcatatttatttctttatttcgtgAAAATTTTTTGTGAAGATTGCAAAATTAATGATGAGCAGTTATGCTCAATCAAGTTATAGTGGTAAATAAGGTCGCTTGCTCTTCTAAGTGGATCGCTTAACGCAAATCAAGTAATGGGGCCTTATCAAACCTTGGTGCAGTTTACTTATTCCAAATAAGTTTCAGTATTCCAAAGATAAATTGtgggttaaaaaatcgttggagtATTTCTAGTTAATTGCATTCAAAAAATATTCGTAGATTTGAAGTATATCTTAAATCTGGTAGCACAGACACAAGCAACGCATGCGCAatgttaattttatatttttataattttcctaTCCTTATTATAATATGTTataaataccaaagaaaaaataaagggaAGAaagaataaagagaaaattaaatttaccaCATTGTAGCGGGATTGATGGTAAACAAATTAACATAAAGCCGCTTTAAAACGTGATTCGTCATCTTTTTTATCATTCTTCTTACCATTAGAACACGATATTTCGAAAGCAACTTTTTCTATTTgcgtcaaaattattcaaacagTCTTTTTCTTGAGTTTGCGCTTGCGTTTTGCGTTACAGATGCCACTACACGTTTTTATATCgctaaattttacatttttagatGGGGTCATATGATTGGCATATTGCACAGCAGTTCACGAAACTTGTTCTTATAAGTTAAAGACGCACAGATTATGTAATATGGGACCTAGACACCACCTTGTGGTACACACAAACGATTCATTAGAGTATTGCGACGAATAACTATTTGACATCGCCCAGCCAGTGGAGCTTCTGGTGCACTACCAGCATGGAAGCAATAACATCTCTTGCGTACTTCCAGTATCTCTTTTAACGCCCCTCAGGGCGTCTCTTTTGCCAAGGACGCCCGCATAAGATTTTGTATACCGACGagcaaaaaatcaatgagaCCATTGTCTTACCAAGTGCGACATTGATATTCGATTCGGCGTTTCAGATTCTTTTTATGAAATACTTTTGGAGTTtgtctttaaatatttattttaaaaggtttttagcTACCCATAAACCTGTCATTATATACAGAAGTACTTTCGTTTTCTAACTGAATGCAGTAGCTATATACATGGTGGGGCACTATCCTGTTTACTGCCAGAATAAAGCATTCCTGGTTTTTACATGTGTTCTCTTTGACTGTTTGTAAAAACTACTGACAAGAACGAAAGCATACACAAAAAGAGGGGACTGGGGCAAATTAGAAAAGCAGTAAATGATGCAACAAGCACCtagcaaacaaattttattgttatttacatttaacatttttgatgtGTAGCTAGAGCTACCTACCTGCAATTGTATGATGGGTAAAAGTGTGCGTACTTTTAGATATAAGACAAATAATTTTGCGAGCTGGCAAGCTACAACCAACATATGAAAACAAGGACGTAATTTCGAACATTGTAACCCCAAGCAGAGCGGCAAGCGTTCATATAGGAGAGACTGTGTTGTGTGAATAGAAGAACATATATACTTGTTTGCGAAATATCTGTATCTATTATAAGACCCTTTATCAGTTTAACGTCCCAACTACTAGTAATTTAAGTTATGTTTCTTATCACGAAATGATTTGTTGTCAATCTTATTTAAAAGACAcaaacaattaattaaaacttttaatcGAAAtggacaacaacaataacaacgttGATTGCCTGTGACTTTGCTCATacaataatttataacaaagcaatcgTCACGGTAAATTTAAATTAGCATGTGCAATAAAATTCCCAACTAATTAAATCcctttattttatcacatgatttgttcTAACCAATTAAAATCGTAAAAAAAACGTTTCAAAAATACAGAACATTTTTATAGGGGATGTATTATAGACGCTTTTAAAGAAAACTGTaaaaatataatccactttgcctgttacaaacacacagacacacacacacagtCTCCGTATATTATATGACGTAAAATCACAACTTGAAATTCGAGGTTAAATCTTTTCCTTCTATACCAGAAAAGGTAATTTGGACGATCAACGACAATTTTGTATTCTCACACAAAGTGACTAGGTTGTCTATTTAAAGCAACATATTGTCAAACCAATGTTGATTTGTAGAATTTCTCCCTACCCTTGCTAAGTTCCTTATTTTGAAAACTCTTATTATTGGACAAAGAAGTTGAAACTACAATCAATATAGCTACTTTGTGAAACTGTCATACAGCTTAGTGTAGAAgttgtgaaatttttattaGTAAATTGGTAAGCAAGGTAAAAAGACACTTCTCACAGTTTCTTTGACGACCATATTATGAATTAGATGTCGGAAAAATTaggttttaacattttcttcCGGTATAAGTTTCCATAAGTTTAAAGGTCGTGATTGTATGTAATTATTTGTGGGACGACTTcgaaatttatttgaaaaatataatgcAGCTACGGTGTTGAAGCATCAAATCTGCTTTGAACTTGATGGCAACTAAAACTAAATATATTTGTCAAAGATGCACACAAAAATATACATATTAgagaatatatttataaatatttatatgtatTGTAAGGATAATATTAATTCCTTTTATAAATGCGGATGTTCTCGTTATGTTCACGGAAATAAGTTAGAATAATATACATTGTTAATACATTCGAAATCCGTGAATCTTTACCTACTCTTAAGAAGATGGCAAAAAGCATCACTTCTTTGTTTTTACCAGCCATTATGTTTTATGTTGTTTACAAG belongs to Hydractinia symbiolongicarpus strain clone_291-10 chromosome 1, HSymV2.1, whole genome shotgun sequence and includes:
- the LOC130644965 gene encoding basigin-like — its product is MIFNAVVFLLAVILLPVEGNTNATTAKKVKPTQNPVKFIDRQTIKKEIKVKAGDKEKLTCPSYHDLAVVIHWIKNEEKVIASADKRYTLAGLRKNILIIDKVDYSDRAVFKCIVTHSNQTKTHEFTLRVRDPLGALWPFLGILIEAVILLVTIIAYEKCNKEKENSDTPVSLLDVQENGE